One Qiania dongpingensis genomic window carries:
- the hemA gene encoding glutamyl-tRNA reductase, with product MRIKMAGIDYRKAPVQVRELFSMTASVVERALKNSREVKGMTGCVIISTCNRTEYWMSGEDESFDSLNPAALLAQEKGQSFEAYEPYFTVREGMEAVHYLMELSCGLRSQIFGDDQIITQVKHALDAAREQAAVDSVLETLFRTAVTGAKKVKTEVLLTNVDRSVAAAMTLLLQKEQILIQGKRCMVIGNGEIGRLAAAELVKAGGEVFMTLRQYKTREAIIPAGCRVIDYHARYEQLAQMDIVVSATVSPHYTLTKEKAEACLDGGEKVFVDLAIPRDMEPELSKLPGIKLYDMDSFSGLKYEGDVRQIAVADGILTKYELEYEQWYEFREYVPVVKEISKAAGEDTSARLRKELKRLGLTLEAREELERAIGRSASKVVAKLCYGLREELEPEAWKLCLDGLRRSAEHLE from the coding sequence ATGAGGATAAAGATGGCCGGTATTGATTACCGGAAAGCGCCGGTTCAGGTACGGGAGCTGTTTTCCATGACGGCTTCCGTGGTAGAAAGGGCGCTTAAGAACAGCAGAGAGGTAAAGGGTATGACCGGCTGTGTCATTATTTCTACCTGTAACCGGACGGAATACTGGATGAGCGGAGAGGATGAAAGCTTCGACAGCCTGAATCCCGCGGCCCTTCTTGCACAGGAAAAGGGGCAGTCCTTTGAAGCATATGAGCCGTATTTTACGGTCAGAGAAGGAATGGAGGCGGTCCATTACCTGATGGAGCTGTCCTGCGGACTGCGGTCCCAGATATTTGGGGACGACCAGATCATCACCCAGGTAAAGCATGCACTGGATGCAGCGAGAGAGCAGGCTGCGGTGGATTCCGTGCTGGAGACTTTGTTCCGTACGGCGGTGACCGGCGCAAAAAAGGTAAAGACAGAGGTTCTGCTGACCAATGTGGACCGGTCTGTGGCGGCGGCTATGACTCTTCTGCTGCAAAAAGAACAGATCCTCATTCAGGGAAAACGCTGTATGGTCATCGGAAACGGTGAGATCGGGAGATTGGCGGCGGCGGAGCTGGTGAAAGCCGGCGGAGAGGTATTCATGACCCTGCGGCAGTATAAGACGAGAGAGGCCATCATCCCGGCCGGCTGCCGGGTGATTGATTATCACGCCAGGTATGAGCAGCTGGCCCAGATGGATATTGTGGTCAGCGCGACAGTCAGTCCCCATTATACTCTGACGAAGGAGAAGGCGGAGGCCTGCCTTGACGGGGGAGAGAAGGTATTTGTAGATCTGGCCATACCGAGGGATATGGAACCGGAGCTTTCGAAGCTGCCGGGAATAAAGCTTTATGATATGGACAGCTTCAGCGGGCTTAAATATGAGGGAGATGTCAGGCAGATCGCGGTGGCCGACGGAATCCTCACGAAATATGAGCTGGAATACGAGCAGTGGTATGAATTCCGGGAGTACGTCCCGGTGGTGAAAGAGATTTCCAAAGCGGCGGGAGAAGATACTTCTGCTAGGCTTCGAAAGGAACTCAAGCGCCTGGGCCTGACCTTGGAAGCCAGAGAAGAGCTGGAACGGGCTATCGGGAGATCAGCCTCCAAGGTGGTGGCAAAGCTTTGTTATGGGCTTCGGGAAGAGCTGGAACCGGAGGCTTGGAAGCTGTGTCTGGATGGACTCAGACGTTCAGCGGAGCATCTGGAATAA